Proteins encoded by one window of Aphis gossypii isolate Hap1 chromosome X, ASM2018417v2, whole genome shotgun sequence:
- the LOC114129281 gene encoding uncharacterized protein LOC114129281, whose amino-acid sequence MRGADGDSDHYLVKGKMKVKIKKVTRNKGIVVDKYDTAKLNNMNTCERFKYQMYEKIRRIEDTDINDSIDAKWKKIKDIIKVVAESEIGKVKSVRKPWFNDVCEDALNRRKEARNQWLNDQHNREKEIVYKECQKSASRVFRNEKRKYTQNLLEEA is encoded by the coding sequence ATGAGAGGAGCCGATGGTGATTCGGATCACTATCTGGTTAAAGGAAAAATgaaagtcaaaataaaaaaggtaacTCGGAATAAAGGAATAGTGGTAGACAAATATGACACAGCTAAACTAAACAATATGAATACGTGTGAAAGATTCAAGTATCAGATGTATGAAAAAATCAGAAGGATAGAAGATACAGATATAAATGACTCAATTGATGCAAAATGGAagaaaattaaagatattataaaggtaGTAGCAGAGTCAGAAATCGGGAAAGTAAAATCTGTAAGAAAACCGTGGTTCAACGATGTGTGTGAAGATGCTCTAAATCGGAGAAAAGAAGCTAGAAATCAGTGGCTTAATGACCAACATAATAGAGAAAAAGAAATTGTGTATAAAGAATGCCAGAAAAGTGCAAGTAGAGTATTCAGAAatgaaaaacgaaaatatactCAGAATTTATTGGAAGAAGCATAA
- the LOC114129282 gene encoding craniofacial development protein 2-like, producing MPRIRGAWDNKTGNWKNGLLFGTWNLKIVALQEIRWDDTGTLDIQETTILYGKCNERRQFGTGFAIHKSLVPNIRDFKDINPRTSLLTMKAQFFNITFINVHAPSKDKSQEEKDDFYESLDLILNALPQYRIKIVLGDLNAKVGRETVFRPIIGSHSLHEVTNDNGLRLIDFACGNGLVVNVPS from the exons atgCCTCGGATACGTGGAGCTTGGGATAATAAGACTGGAAATTGGAAAAATGGCTTATTGTTTGGGACATGGAAC ttaaaaattgttgcTTTACAAGAAATTAGATGGGATGATACTGGAACATTAGATATACAAGAAACAACAATACTTTATGGTAAATGTAATGAAAGACGCCAGTTTGGAACTGGTTTTGCGATACACAAAAGCTTAGTACCAAATATAAGGGATTTCAAAGATATCAATCCAAGAACCTCATTGTTGACAATGAAAGCACAGTTTTTCAATATAACGTTCATTAATGTGCATGCGCCTTCCAAAGATAAATCGCAAGAAGAGAAGGATGATTTCTATGAGAGCTTggacttaatattaaatgcattacctcaatacagaataaaaattgtCTTAGGTGACCTAAACGCAAAAGTTGGTAGAGAGACTGTATTCAGGCCAATAATTGGTAGTCACAGCCTGCACGAAGTTACAAATGATAATGGATTAAGACTTATTGATTTTGCATGTGGAAATGGTCTTGTAGTGAATGTTCCctcataa